AGGAGCGTCACCCTCCTTGGCACCTGTCTCACTGCCTGGACGGGACGCGCGGGCCCCGTCATGGAGCGGTTTCGCCGCCGCCGACGCACTCCTGAGGCCGGCCGGACCGGCTCTCGAGCCGGGCGAGCACCTCGTGCGCGTCGATCCCGGCGCGTTCGAGCACCTCGACCGCGCGCGCCTGCGGGTCCACGACGATCGCCGCGAGCAGATCGGTGCCGCGGGCCGGTCCGCCGTGCCGCACGGCGCGTGCGCAGGCGTACTCCATCGAGGCCGCGGCCAGCGGCGAGAAACCCGCGGCCTCGGTGACCACGGGGACGGCGCCGGAGTCCTCGACGCCGCTCTGCCAGCGCAGGCCGTAGCCGATGCTGCGCTGGACCAGGTAGCCGAGCAGCCGGGCGATCCGGGGTCCGTCCCCGAAGGCGGCGCGTGCCTCGGGGTCGGACTCCAGCAGCGAGTGGAGCAGATGGGCCGTGTCGATCTGCCGGTCCCCGTCCCGGACCGCCCGGCGGCGGGCACCGGCGATCATCGAGGCCAGTTCGTCACTGAACCTGGCATCGTGCTCTGCGCGGTGGACGCCGTGCTCGTGGGCCGACTGCCGGGGGATACGGGGTTGCACATCCCCTACCCCATCAGCCTCGCCGGGCC
This genomic stretch from Streptomyces sp. Go-475 harbors:
- a CDS encoding Clp protease N-terminal domain-containing protein, with product MQPRIPRQSAHEHGVHRAEHDARFSDELASMIAGARRRAVRDGDRQIDTAHLLHSLLESDPEARAAFGDGPRIARLLGYLVQRSIGYGLRWQSGVEDSGAVPVVTEAAGFSPLAAASMEYACARAVRHGGPARGTDLLAAIVVDPQARAVEVLERAGIDAHEVLARLESRSGRPQECVGGGETAP